One Triplophysa rosa linkage group LG9, Trosa_1v2, whole genome shotgun sequence genomic window carries:
- the rock2a gene encoding rho-associated protein kinase 2 isoform X6 has translation MSLGAERRMENRLRKLEAMIKDPRSAINLESLLDSMNAVVLDLDFPALRKNKNIETFLNRYESVMRRIREFQMKPEDFDRVKVIGRGAFGEVQLVRHKASQKVYAMKVLSKFEMIKRSDSAFFWEERDIMAFADSPWVVQLCCAFQDDRSLYMVMEYMPGGDLVNLTSTYDVPEKWAKFYTAEVVLALDAIHSMGFIHRDVKPDNMLLDRHGHLKLADFGTCMKMDETGMVHCDTAVGTPDYISPEVLKSQGGDGYYGRECDWWSVGVFIYEMLVGDTPFYADSLVGTYSKIMDHKNSLNFPDDVEISQEAKNIICAFLTDREVRLGRNGVEEIKRHPFFKNDQWTFSTLRTTAAPVVPELSSDIDTSNFDEIEEDKGEVETFPTPKAFVGNQLPFVGFTYFKEDQLLNAVNSSAMKNDHPTSSNREDNLALQKKLHCLEEQLNNEMQAKDELEQKYRNNFSRLEKITKELDEEINGRKVLETSLRQLERENVLLQHKSVESHRRAESEAERKRCLENEVNGLRDQLDEMKKKNQNSHISNEKNIHLQKQLDEANALLRAESDAAARLRKTQTENSKQLQQMEAHVRELQDKYCMLENSKLTLERENITLQAALDAEKREQSQGSETIFDLQARISGLEDEVRQARQALSKAESEKRQLQEKLTDLEKEKSNQEIDMTYKLKVLQQGLEQEEGAHKATKARLADKNKISESIEGAKSEAVKELEQKLQEERSSKQRVENRLLELEKKNSMLDCDYKQSLQKLEELRRNKDRLTEEVKNLTLKIEQEVQKRSLTQNDLKVQIQQLSTLRTSEKQLKQEINHLLDIKRSLEKQNMELRKERQDSDGQMKELQDQLEAEQYFSTLYKTQVRELKEECEEKNKLYKDMQQGLPDLQEERDSLAAQLEITLTKADSEQLARSIAEEQYSDLEKEKIMKELEIKEMMARHRQELSEKDTTITSLEEANRTLTSDVANLANEKEELNNKLKEAQDNLQNIINEMQTVAQVKLTLEKQLQSERTLKTQAVNKLAEIMNRKEVRGGGSRRGNDTDVRRKEKENRKLQLELRSEREKLNSTIIKYQREINDMQAQLADESQVRIELQMALDSKDSDIEQLRSLLNSLNVHSLDSASMSSGPEMDTDESLAETRLEGWLSLPVRNNTKRFGWERKYVVVSSKKILFYNSEQDKEHSNPYMVLDIDKLFHVRSVTPSDVYRADAKEIPRIFQILYANEGESKKEQELEALPGDKSSYICHKGHEFIPTLYHFPTNCEACTKPLWNMFKPPPALECRRCHIKCHKDHMDKKEEVVAPCKVNYDVSTAKNLLLLAMSQEDQQKWVSRLMKKIPKKPPAPDAPHRSSPRVPVKMQTSQSMRRPSRQIPPGKPS, from the exons ATGTCGCTGGGTGCGGAGAGAAGGATGGAAAACCGGCTGAGAAAGCTGGAAGCCATGATCAAAGACCCGCGGTCTGCGATCAACTTGGAAAGTTTGCTG GATTCCATGAATGCTGTGGTCTTGGACCTTGACTTTCCGGCCTTGCGTAAAAATAAGAACATTGAGACCTTCTTAAACAGAT ATGAATCCGTCATGCGTCGTATTCGGGAGTTCCAGATGAAGCCGGAGGACTTTGACAGAGTGAAGGTGATCGGTAGAGGAGCGTTTGGAGAAGTTCAGCTG gTTAGGCATAAGGCCTCTCAGAAGGTGTACGCGATGAAGGTGCTCAGTAAGTTCGAAATGATCAAGCGCTCAGACTCCGCCTTCTTCTGGGAGGAGCGTGACATCATGGCATTTGCAGACAGCCCATGGGTCGTACAG CTGTGCTGTGCGTTCCAGGATGACCGCTCTCTCTATATGGTTATGGAATACATGCCGGGAGGTGATCTTGTCAATCTCACCAGCACGTACGACGTTCCGGAAAAATGGGCAAAGTTCTACACGGCCGAGGTTGTGTTGGCTCTGGACGCCATTCACTCCATGGGCTTCATTCACAGAGACGTCAAACCAGACAACATGCTGCTGGACCGTCACGGGCATCTCAAACTCGCAGACTTTGGGACATGTATGAAGATGGACGAG ACAGGGATGGTTCACTGTGATACTGCGGTCGGAACCCCTGACTACATCTCACCAGAGGTTCTTAAGTCTCAAGGAGGGGACGGTTACTATGGACGCGAGTGTGACTGGTGGTCAGTTGGAGTATTTATCTACGAGATGCTGGTCG gtGATACGCCGTTTTATGCCGATTCACTGGTGGGGACTTACAGTAAGATTATGGATCATAAGAACTCTCTTAACTTCCCTGATGATGTTGAAATCTCTCAAGAAGCCAAAAACATCATCTGCGCCTTCCTAACAGACAG GGAAGTTCGCTTGGGTCGAAATGGCGTGGAGGAAATTAAAAGACATCCTTTCTTCAAAAACGACCAGTGGACATTTAGCACCTTAAGAACAA CTGCAGCACCTGTGGTTCCAGAACTGAGCAGTGACATAGACACTAGTAATTTTGATGAGATCGAAGAGGATAAAGGAGAAGTGGAGACCTTTCCTACACCCAAAGCTTTCGTTGGCAATCAGCTGCCCTTCGTGGGCTTCACCTACTTTAAAGAAGACCA GTTGTTGAACGCTGTCAACAGTTCAGCAATGAAAAACGACCACCCCACATCCAGCAATAGAGAG GACAATTTAGCT CTTCAGAAGAAACTTCACTGTCTGGAGGAGCAGCTCAATAATGAGATGCAGGCTAAAGATGAACTGGAgcaaaaatacagaaacaaCTTCAGCCGCCTGGAGAAGATCACCAAAGAGCTCGATGAAGAG ATAAATGGCAGGAAAGTCTTGGAGACGTCTCTGAGgcagctggagagagagaacgtTCTGCTGCAACACAAGAGCGTTGAGAGTCACCGCAGAGCCGAGAGCGAAGCCGAACGCAAACGCTGCCTGGAGAACGAGGTGAACGGTCTGAGGGATCAGCTTGACGAGATGAAGAAGAAGAACCAGAACTCGCACATCTCCAATGAGAAGAACATTCACCTGCAGAAACAG CTGGATGAGGCGAACGCATTGCTGCGAGCAGAGTCCGACGCAGCTGCGAGGCTGCGTAAAACTCAAACGGAGAACTCTAAACAGCTGCAGCAGATGGAGGCTCATGTGAGAGAGCTGCAGGATAAATACTGCATGCTGGAGAACAGCAAGCTCACgctggagagagagaacatCACCCTTCAGGCGGCGCTGGACGCAGAGAAACGAGAGCAGAGCCAGGGCTCTGAGACCATCTTTGATCTGCAGG CCCGAATCTCTGGTTTGGAGGATGAGGTGAGACAGGCGAGACAGGCCCTGTCTAAAGCTGAGTCAGAAAAGAGACAACTTCAGGAGAAACTAACAGACCTGGAAAAG GAGAAGAGCAATCAAGAGATTGACATGACCTATAAGCTGAAGGTGTTACAGCAAGGTTTGGAGCAGGAGGAGGGGGCACACAAGGCAACAAAAGCTCGACTCGCAGACAAGAACAAGATCAGCGAGTCCATTGAAGGAGCCAAATCTGAGGCTGTGAAGG agCTGGAACAGAAGCTACAGGAAGAGCGTTCCTCCAAGCAGCGTGTGGAGAACCGACTGTTAGAGCTGGAGAAGAAGAACTCCATGCTCGACTGCGACTACAAACAGTCACTGCAGAAACTCGAGGAACTGAGAAGAAACAAGGATAGACTAACagaagag GTGAAGAATCTGACTCTGAAGATCGAGCAGGAAGTTCAGAAACGCAGTTTGACTCAGAATGACCTGAAGGTTCAGATCCAGCAGCTCAGCACCCTGCGTACGTCAGAGAAACAGCTCAAGCAGGAGATCAACCACCTTCTGGACATCAAACGCAgcctggaaaaacaaaacatggaaCTGCGCAA gGAGCGTCAGGATTCTGATGGGCAGATGAAGGAGCTTCAGGATCAGTTGGAGGCAGAACAGTATTTCTCT ACGCTGTATAAGACACAGGTGCGAGAGCTGAAGGAAGAgtgtgaagaaaaaaataaactctATAAAGACATGCAGCAGGGTCTACCGGACCTGCAGGAGGAGAG GGATTCTCTTGCTGCTCAGTTGGAGATCACACTCACCAAAGCCGACTCCGAGCAGCTGGCGCGTTCCATTGCGGAGGAGCAGTATTCCGACCTGGAAAAGGAGAAGATCATGAAGGAGCTGGAGATCAAAGAAATGATGGCCAGACACAGACAGGAGCTCTCGGAGAAGGACACCACCATCACCTCG TTAGAAGAAGCTAATCGCACTTTGACCAGCGATGTGGCAAACCTGGCCAATGAGAAGGAGGAACTCAACAACAAGCTAAAGGAGGCGCAAGACA ACCTGCAGAATATCATAAACGAAATGCAGACTGTCGCGCAGGTGAAACTTACCCTCGAGAAACAGCTGCAGTCAGAGAGAACTCTGAAAACACAG GCGGTAAACAAACTGGCAGAGATTATGAACAGGAAGGAGGTTAGAGGTGGAGGCAGTCGCCGTGGAAACGATACGGATGTCAGAAGGAAGGAGAAGGAGAACAGGAAGTTGCAGCTGGAACTTCGTTCAGAGAGGGAGAAACTCAACAGCACCATCATCAAATACCAGAGAGAAATCAACGACATGCAAGCA CAACTGGCGGATGAGTCGCAGGTGCGCATTGAGCTCCAGATGGCTCTGGACAGTAAAGACAGTGATATTGAGCAACTGCGCAGCCTGCTGAACTCTCTCAACGTCCATTCGCTTGACTCGGCCAGTATGAGCAGTGGCCCAGAAATGGACACGGATGAATCACTCGCAG AGACAAGGCTGGAGGGTTGGTTGTCTTTACCTGTGAGGAACAACACCAAACGTTTCGGGTGGGAAAGAAAG TATGTTGTTGTGAGCAGCAAGAAGATTCTGTTCTACAACAGCGAACAGGACAAAGAGCATTCCAATCCTTACATGGTGTTAGACATAGA TAAACTTTTCCATGTGCGTTCTGTAACCCCATCCGACGTTTATCGTGCTGACGCCAAAGAGATCCCCAGGATATTCCAG ATCTTGTATGCTAATGAGGGCGAGAGCAAGAAGGAGCAAGAACTGGAGGCTCTTCCTGGAGACAAGTCTAGCTACATTTGCCATAAGGGTCATGAGTTCATCCCCACCCTCTACCACTTCCCAACTAACTGTGAAGCCTGTACCAAACCCCTGTGGAACATGTTCAAACCACCTCCAGCCCTGGAGTGCAGGAGATGCCACATCAAGTGCCACAAAGACCACATGGACAAGAAGGAAGAGGTCGTCGCTCCAtgcaaag
- the rock2a gene encoding rho-associated protein kinase 2 isoform X4, whose protein sequence is MSLGAERRMENRLRKLEAMIKDPRSAINLESLLDSMNAVVLDLDFPALRKNKNIETFLNRYESVMRRIREFQMKPEDFDRVKVIGRGAFGEVQLVRHKASQKVYAMKVLSKFEMIKRSDSAFFWEERDIMAFADSPWVVQLCCAFQDDRSLYMVMEYMPGGDLVNLTSTYDVPEKWAKFYTAEVVLALDAIHSMGFIHRDVKPDNMLLDRHGHLKLADFGTCMKMDETGMVHCDTAVGTPDYISPEVLKSQGGDGYYGRECDWWSVGVFIYEMLVGDTPFYADSLVGTYSKIMDHKNSLNFPDDVEISQEAKNIICAFLTDREVRLGRNGVEEIKRHPFFKNDQWTFSTLRTTAAPVVPELSSDIDTSNFDEIEEDKGEVETFPTPKAFVGNQLPFVGFTYFKEDQLLNAVNSSAMKNDHPTSSNREDNLALQKKLHCLEEQLNNEMQAKDELEQKYRNNFSRLEKITKELDEEINGRKVLETSLRQLERENVLLQHKSVESHRRAESEAERKRCLENEVNGLRDQLDEMKKKNQNSHISNEKNIHLQKQLDEANALLRAESDAAARLRKTQTENSKQLQQMEAHVRELQDKYCMLENSKLTLERENITLQAALDAEKREQSQGSETIFDLQARISGLEDEVRQARQALSKAESEKRQLQEKLTDLEKEKSNQEIDMTYKLKVLQQGLEQEEGAHKATKARLADKNKISESIEGAKSEAVKELEQKLQEERSSKQRVENRLLELEKKNSMLDCDYKQSLQKLEELRRNKDRLTEEVKNLTLKIEQEVQKRSLTQNDLKVQIQQLSTLRTSEKQLKQEINHLLDIKRSLEKQNMELRKERQDSDGQMKELQDQLEAEQYFSTLYKTQVRELKEECEEKNKLYKDMQQGLPDLQEERDSLAAQLEITLTKADSEQLARSIAEEQYSDLEKEKIMKELEIKEMMARHRQELSEKDTTITSLEEANRTLTSDVANLANEKEELNNKLKEAQDNLQNIINEMQTVAQVKLTLEKQLQSERTLKTQAVNKLAEIMNRKEVRGGGSRRGNDTDVRRKEKENRKLQLELRSEREKLNSTIIKYQREINDMQAQLADESQVRIELQMALDSKDSDIEQLRSLLNSLNVHSLDSASMSSGPEMDTDESLAETRLEGWLSLPVRNNTKRFGWERKYVVVSSKKILFYNSEQDKEHSNPYMVLDIDKLFHVRSVTPSDVYRADAKEIPRIFQILYANEGESKKEQELEALPGDKSSYICHKGHEFIPTLYHFPTNCEACTKPLWNMFKPPPALECRRCHIKCHKDHMDKKEEVVAPCKVNYDVSTAKNLLLLAMSQEDQQKWVSRLMKKIPKKPPAPDAPHRSSPRVPVKMQTSQSMRRPSRQIPPGKPRAQQIYTEQRGRHHTKHLIEGQR, encoded by the exons ATGTCGCTGGGTGCGGAGAGAAGGATGGAAAACCGGCTGAGAAAGCTGGAAGCCATGATCAAAGACCCGCGGTCTGCGATCAACTTGGAAAGTTTGCTG GATTCCATGAATGCTGTGGTCTTGGACCTTGACTTTCCGGCCTTGCGTAAAAATAAGAACATTGAGACCTTCTTAAACAGAT ATGAATCCGTCATGCGTCGTATTCGGGAGTTCCAGATGAAGCCGGAGGACTTTGACAGAGTGAAGGTGATCGGTAGAGGAGCGTTTGGAGAAGTTCAGCTG gTTAGGCATAAGGCCTCTCAGAAGGTGTACGCGATGAAGGTGCTCAGTAAGTTCGAAATGATCAAGCGCTCAGACTCCGCCTTCTTCTGGGAGGAGCGTGACATCATGGCATTTGCAGACAGCCCATGGGTCGTACAG CTGTGCTGTGCGTTCCAGGATGACCGCTCTCTCTATATGGTTATGGAATACATGCCGGGAGGTGATCTTGTCAATCTCACCAGCACGTACGACGTTCCGGAAAAATGGGCAAAGTTCTACACGGCCGAGGTTGTGTTGGCTCTGGACGCCATTCACTCCATGGGCTTCATTCACAGAGACGTCAAACCAGACAACATGCTGCTGGACCGTCACGGGCATCTCAAACTCGCAGACTTTGGGACATGTATGAAGATGGACGAG ACAGGGATGGTTCACTGTGATACTGCGGTCGGAACCCCTGACTACATCTCACCAGAGGTTCTTAAGTCTCAAGGAGGGGACGGTTACTATGGACGCGAGTGTGACTGGTGGTCAGTTGGAGTATTTATCTACGAGATGCTGGTCG gtGATACGCCGTTTTATGCCGATTCACTGGTGGGGACTTACAGTAAGATTATGGATCATAAGAACTCTCTTAACTTCCCTGATGATGTTGAAATCTCTCAAGAAGCCAAAAACATCATCTGCGCCTTCCTAACAGACAG GGAAGTTCGCTTGGGTCGAAATGGCGTGGAGGAAATTAAAAGACATCCTTTCTTCAAAAACGACCAGTGGACATTTAGCACCTTAAGAACAA CTGCAGCACCTGTGGTTCCAGAACTGAGCAGTGACATAGACACTAGTAATTTTGATGAGATCGAAGAGGATAAAGGAGAAGTGGAGACCTTTCCTACACCCAAAGCTTTCGTTGGCAATCAGCTGCCCTTCGTGGGCTTCACCTACTTTAAAGAAGACCA GTTGTTGAACGCTGTCAACAGTTCAGCAATGAAAAACGACCACCCCACATCCAGCAATAGAGAG GACAATTTAGCT CTTCAGAAGAAACTTCACTGTCTGGAGGAGCAGCTCAATAATGAGATGCAGGCTAAAGATGAACTGGAgcaaaaatacagaaacaaCTTCAGCCGCCTGGAGAAGATCACCAAAGAGCTCGATGAAGAG ATAAATGGCAGGAAAGTCTTGGAGACGTCTCTGAGgcagctggagagagagaacgtTCTGCTGCAACACAAGAGCGTTGAGAGTCACCGCAGAGCCGAGAGCGAAGCCGAACGCAAACGCTGCCTGGAGAACGAGGTGAACGGTCTGAGGGATCAGCTTGACGAGATGAAGAAGAAGAACCAGAACTCGCACATCTCCAATGAGAAGAACATTCACCTGCAGAAACAG CTGGATGAGGCGAACGCATTGCTGCGAGCAGAGTCCGACGCAGCTGCGAGGCTGCGTAAAACTCAAACGGAGAACTCTAAACAGCTGCAGCAGATGGAGGCTCATGTGAGAGAGCTGCAGGATAAATACTGCATGCTGGAGAACAGCAAGCTCACgctggagagagagaacatCACCCTTCAGGCGGCGCTGGACGCAGAGAAACGAGAGCAGAGCCAGGGCTCTGAGACCATCTTTGATCTGCAGG CCCGAATCTCTGGTTTGGAGGATGAGGTGAGACAGGCGAGACAGGCCCTGTCTAAAGCTGAGTCAGAAAAGAGACAACTTCAGGAGAAACTAACAGACCTGGAAAAG GAGAAGAGCAATCAAGAGATTGACATGACCTATAAGCTGAAGGTGTTACAGCAAGGTTTGGAGCAGGAGGAGGGGGCACACAAGGCAACAAAAGCTCGACTCGCAGACAAGAACAAGATCAGCGAGTCCATTGAAGGAGCCAAATCTGAGGCTGTGAAGG agCTGGAACAGAAGCTACAGGAAGAGCGTTCCTCCAAGCAGCGTGTGGAGAACCGACTGTTAGAGCTGGAGAAGAAGAACTCCATGCTCGACTGCGACTACAAACAGTCACTGCAGAAACTCGAGGAACTGAGAAGAAACAAGGATAGACTAACagaagag GTGAAGAATCTGACTCTGAAGATCGAGCAGGAAGTTCAGAAACGCAGTTTGACTCAGAATGACCTGAAGGTTCAGATCCAGCAGCTCAGCACCCTGCGTACGTCAGAGAAACAGCTCAAGCAGGAGATCAACCACCTTCTGGACATCAAACGCAgcctggaaaaacaaaacatggaaCTGCGCAA gGAGCGTCAGGATTCTGATGGGCAGATGAAGGAGCTTCAGGATCAGTTGGAGGCAGAACAGTATTTCTCT ACGCTGTATAAGACACAGGTGCGAGAGCTGAAGGAAGAgtgtgaagaaaaaaataaactctATAAAGACATGCAGCAGGGTCTACCGGACCTGCAGGAGGAGAG GGATTCTCTTGCTGCTCAGTTGGAGATCACACTCACCAAAGCCGACTCCGAGCAGCTGGCGCGTTCCATTGCGGAGGAGCAGTATTCCGACCTGGAAAAGGAGAAGATCATGAAGGAGCTGGAGATCAAAGAAATGATGGCCAGACACAGACAGGAGCTCTCGGAGAAGGACACCACCATCACCTCG TTAGAAGAAGCTAATCGCACTTTGACCAGCGATGTGGCAAACCTGGCCAATGAGAAGGAGGAACTCAACAACAAGCTAAAGGAGGCGCAAGACA ACCTGCAGAATATCATAAACGAAATGCAGACTGTCGCGCAGGTGAAACTTACCCTCGAGAAACAGCTGCAGTCAGAGAGAACTCTGAAAACACAG GCGGTAAACAAACTGGCAGAGATTATGAACAGGAAGGAGGTTAGAGGTGGAGGCAGTCGCCGTGGAAACGATACGGATGTCAGAAGGAAGGAGAAGGAGAACAGGAAGTTGCAGCTGGAACTTCGTTCAGAGAGGGAGAAACTCAACAGCACCATCATCAAATACCAGAGAGAAATCAACGACATGCAAGCA CAACTGGCGGATGAGTCGCAGGTGCGCATTGAGCTCCAGATGGCTCTGGACAGTAAAGACAGTGATATTGAGCAACTGCGCAGCCTGCTGAACTCTCTCAACGTCCATTCGCTTGACTCGGCCAGTATGAGCAGTGGCCCAGAAATGGACACGGATGAATCACTCGCAG AGACAAGGCTGGAGGGTTGGTTGTCTTTACCTGTGAGGAACAACACCAAACGTTTCGGGTGGGAAAGAAAG TATGTTGTTGTGAGCAGCAAGAAGATTCTGTTCTACAACAGCGAACAGGACAAAGAGCATTCCAATCCTTACATGGTGTTAGACATAGA TAAACTTTTCCATGTGCGTTCTGTAACCCCATCCGACGTTTATCGTGCTGACGCCAAAGAGATCCCCAGGATATTCCAG ATCTTGTATGCTAATGAGGGCGAGAGCAAGAAGGAGCAAGAACTGGAGGCTCTTCCTGGAGACAAGTCTAGCTACATTTGCCATAAGGGTCATGAGTTCATCCCCACCCTCTACCACTTCCCAACTAACTGTGAAGCCTGTACCAAACCCCTGTGGAACATGTTCAAACCACCTCCAGCCCTGGAGTGCAGGAGATGCCACATCAAGTGCCACAAAGACCACATGGACAAGAAGGAAGAGGTCGTCGCTCCAtgcaaag